The nucleotide window GAGTCGTCAAGCTCAAAGGAAACCCAGCCCACCCCCGCAACCGGGGCACCCTGTGCCCGAAGGGGGTGGCGCAGATCACCGCCCTGTACGACCCCACCCGCATAAAGACTCCCTTGATCCGCACAAACGACAAGGGTGTCCCGGGTCAGTGGCGCCGTGCCACGTGGGACGAGGCCCTCCGGCTTGTGGCGGCGCGAATCCAGGAGGTGCGGGCGAAGAACCCGAAGCTCGTACTGTGGCAGAAGGGACGCGGCAAGGCGCCCGCCTTCTACGACAACGCCTTCGTGAAGGCTGTGGGGGCGACGCGGCTTGGCCATGGAGCCTTCTGTTCGGATGCGGGCTACCGCGCCTGCGAATACACCGTGGGCATCAGCGGCGTGCTGCACCCGGACTTCCGCCACACCCGGTACGTGTTGGCGTGGGGGTGGAACCTCACGAACGCGGGCGGAAACCAGCTGTGCTGGATCACCTGGCCCCAGCAGCTCCTGCAGGCGCGGGAGCGCGGGTGCAAGGTGGTCCTCATCGACCCGCGCCGGCGGGGGGAGGGCCCTTCGTGAGCGAGTGGCTGCCCATCCAGCCGGGGACCGACCTCGCCCTGGCCCTGGCGCTCTGTGTCCGGTACACGAACGCCCCCTTCCTGGTGCAGGAGGACGGGTTCTTGCTCCGCCGGAACGGCAAGGAGCAGGTGTGGGACCGGAAGTCCAACGCTCCCAAGCCCTACGACGCGGCGGACGTGGAGCCGGCCCTGGAGGGCGAGTTCGTGGTGGAGGACAGGAAGGTCAGACCCGCTTTCCAGGTCTTCAGGGAGCACGTGGCGCCGTACACCCCGCAGTGGACGGCGGAGGTGTGCGGCGTACCCGCGGAGCAGATCCAGCGCGTGGCCCGAGAGTTGGCGGAGTATGCCCACATCGATGCCACGCTGGTGGTGGACGGGGTGCGGGTTCCGTACCGGCCTGTGGCCATCATGGCCTACCACATGGCCCAGCAGGAACTCGGGTTTCAGGCAATCCGGGCGATGACCCTGGTCATGATGCTGCTGGGCGCGGTGGGGGCCGCGGGCGGCCAGCGGTTCGACATCGGCCCGTGGAAGGTGCACGGGAACTTCGAGAAGCCGGACCGCATCGAGATCAAAGACCCTCCGTATGACTTCACCCTGAAGGACTCGAAGTTCTTCCCCATCAACTCGGGCAGCCCGGCGGTGGTGGCGAAGGTCATGCAGAACCCGGAGAAGTACGGCGTCAAGGAGGTGCCGGAGATCCTGATCCTGCACATGACCAACCCCGTCCGGGCGTACGGGTCCGCACCGGACATCCGTGAGGCGTACAAGAAGTTCAAGTTCGTGGTGGCCATCGACCCGTGGCTCTCGGCGACCGCGGACCTGTTTGCGGACGTCGTGCTGCCTGCGGCCACGCTGGAAAAGTACGAGGGCCCGTATTCTGCCAGTGACCAGTACGTGGACGCGGTGGCCCTGCGGGTGCCCGTGATGCCGCCCCTGTTTGAGGGCCGCGGGGAGATCGAGATCTACCTGGACCTGTGCGAGAAACTGGGCGTGTTGTACGGAAAGGGGGGCTATCTCGACCAGCTGAACGACGCCCTCAAGCTCAAGGACCCGTACAAGTTGCCTCTGGACCGGAAGCCCACCGTGCGGGAGATCTTCGACCGGTGGGCGAGGTCGGAGGGGATCCCGGAAGGCGTGGCGTACTTCGAGAAGCACGGCATCCGGCCGAAGGGGGTGGTAAAGCCCAGCCAGCTCTATGGCTACGCCATGGATCCTCCCTTTGGCGGAGTGCGCCACCGCTTCTACGGGGAGTCGTTGCTGCGCTATCGCAACACCATGCGGGCGAAAGGGGCAGACGAGATCTACTGGCGGGACTACACGTCGTTTCCGACGTGGCGGAAGCCGACCATGGAGAACTCGCCGCCCGACTACGATCTGTACCTGGTGAGCTACAAGCTCATCGAGCACAAGCAGTCTCGGTCCGCTCAGCTGCCTTTGCTGTCGGAGCTGGCGCGGCAGGCATGGCTGGAGATCAACCCCGCCACCGCCCGGGCCAAGGGGATCCGGGACGGGGACGAGGTGTGGGTGGAGTTCCACAATGCCCTCACGGGCGAGACCCGTCGGGTGAAGGCGGTGGCCCGGTACCGGGAGGGGATCCGGCCCGACACCGTGGGGATGCCCCACCACTTCGGAAGCGCAGCGCGCCACCCGTGGACGGACAGGAACGGCCCCAGTCCCAGCGAGCTGTACTTCACCGGCGAAGGCTATGTCGCGAACACCGCGGACCAGTCCTTCCACGTGAAGGTCCGGGTGTACCGGGCGTAGCGGCGGAGGTGGCGGATGGCCAAATACGCCATGGTGATCGACCTGAATCGGTGCATGAGGTGCCGGGCGTGCATGGAGGCGTGCAAGGTGGAGAACAACACGCCCACCGCCCACTTCTGGATGTACGTCTTCCGGTTCGAAGAGGGCGAGTACCCCAACACCCACGTGTGGTTCCTGCCGCGACCCTGCATGCACTGCGACAACGCCCCGTGCGTGAAGGTGTGCCCGGTGGGGGCGCGGTGCAAGCGGGAAGACGGGCTTGTGGCCACGGACTGGGACCGGTGCATCGGCTGCCGCTATTGCGAGGTGACCTGCCCGTACGGGGTGAACTTCTTCAACTGGAAGGGCCCCAGGAAGGACGCGTACCTGGACTGGAGCGACGGGGAGCTGCGGTCCAGGGTGGACGGAAACTCGCCGCCTTACCGCAACCCGGACCTGGACCGTCCGTACGGGAAGGAGCGGCGGAGGATCGCGGGGGAGGGCGGCAGAGAGGTGTCATCCTCCTGTTCGGTGACCTGGAGGATCCCAAGAGCGAGGTGTCCCAGGTGCTGAAGCGGAAGCCCTCCTTCCGGCTGCTGGAGGAGTTGGGCACGCGGCCGCGGGTGTACTACGTGGGCGGGCACCCGCCGCACTGAAAGTCCAAGCCCGTGGAAGAAGTGATCGCGAGGGATGAGCCATGACGGCCCGCACGGAAACCCTGCCCTACGGAGTCGGACGGTTCACGGCAGGCTGGTGGCTGCTGCTCGCCGTGCTGGCGGCGGTGGTGGGCTGGGGCGTCTACGCCTACTCCCGCCAGCTGGCGGAGGGGCTGGCGGTGACCGGGCTCCGGGACATCGGCAGCATGGCGGGTGCCGCCTGGGGGCTGTACATCGCCTTCGACATCTACTTCGTGGGCGTGAGCTTCGCGGGGATCAGCACCGCAGCGTTGATCCGGCCGCTGCGCCTGGAGCACCTCAAGCCCGTCTCCCGGATGGCGGAGCTGCTGACGGTGATCTCCTTGATCCTGGCCGCCTGCAGCGTCCTGCCGGACCTGGGCCTGCCCGTGCGGGGGATCGTGAACCTGTTCCGCTACGCGCGGCCTCAATCCCCCTTCTTCGGGACGTTCACCCTGGTGGTGGCCGGCTACCTCTTCGCGAGCCTGGTGTACTTCTACCTGGACGGGCGGCGGGACGCGGCCTTGCTGGCCCGGGTGCCGGGCCCGCTGCAGGGGTTTTACCGGGCGTGGGCCGCGGGCTACCGGGACACCCCGGAGGAGCGGGTGCGGCACCACCGGGCGAGCCTGTGGCTGGCCATCGCCTCCCTGGATGGGATGCTGCTTGTACTGGTGCTGGCGTACCTCTACTTCATGGCGGCGGAGCTGCTCACCATGATCTACGCCCCGCCCGAGGTGGAGGCGCGGGTCACGTGGGCGCTCTTGCGGGGGGAGTACGCATGGCTGTACTGGAGCTCCGCAGGATTTCTGGTCCTGGCGGCGGCTGCCCTGGCGGTGGGATGGATGCGGGAGCTGTTCGGCCTGCGGCTGCCGGCGTTCCGCCCGTGGGCGGCCTGGGTGGTTGCGCTCGTCCTCGGGAGCATCTTCCTCGTCGGGGTGGTCGGGGGCAACTTCCTGCGCCGTGGCCGGGGGCAACTTCCTGCGCCTGGCCGGGTGGATGGCGGCGCTGGCGACGTTGCTCGTCCTGGTCCTCCTGCCTCTGTGCAACCGGAGCTGGGTCGCAAGCGGGGTGGTGAGTGGGGTGCTGGTGAACCTGGCGGCGGTGGGCAAGCGGCTGCTCATCGTGGTCCCCTCCCAGACCCACGGCACGCTCCTCCCATACCCCGCGGGGAGCTACGCGCCCACCTGGGTGGAGTACAGCGTCGTCCTTGGCTGTTCGCCCTAGGGACCCTGCTGTATGCGCTGTTCACGAGGGTGTTCCCCATCATGGAACTGCCAGGAGAGGAGGGATAGGCCATGCGGACGGGGCTCACGGTGGCGCTGGTAGTGGCGGGGTTTTCGCTCCAGATCGTGAGCTACTTCTTCCTCGCGGCACCCTTGGGGCTCCCCACAAGCCCTGCGTACAGCGACCCCAGGCTGCCGTTCGCGCCGGCCCTGTTCATCCTGGGCGTGATGTTGGTGTTCCTGGCGGCGGTGGTGTATGAACTGT belongs to Armatimonadota bacterium and includes:
- a CDS encoding 4Fe-4S dicluster domain-containing protein, whose product is MAKYAMVIDLNRCMRCRACMEACKVENNTPTAHFWMYVFRFEEGEYPNTHVWFLPRPCMHCDNAPCVKVCPVGARCKREDGLVATDWDRCIGCRYCEVTCPYGVNFFNWKGPRKDAYLDWSDGELRSRVDGNSPPYRNPDLDRPYGKERRRIAGEGGREVSSSCSVTWRIPRARCPRC
- a CDS encoding molybdopterin-dependent oxidoreductase — translated: MLARRINGRVVKLKGNPAHPRNRGTLCPKGVAQITALYDPTRIKTPLIRTNDKGVPGQWRRATWDEALRLVAARIQEVRAKNPKLVLWQKGRGKAPAFYDNAFVKAVGATRLGHGAFCSDAGYRACEYTVGISGVLHPDFRHTRYVLAWGWNLTNAGGNQLCWITWPQQLLQARERGCKVVLIDPRRRGEGPS
- a CDS encoding molybdopterin-dependent oxidoreductase, encoding MSEWLPIQPGTDLALALALCVRYTNAPFLVQEDGFLLRRNGKEQVWDRKSNAPKPYDAADVEPALEGEFVVEDRKVRPAFQVFREHVAPYTPQWTAEVCGVPAEQIQRVARELAEYAHIDATLVVDGVRVPYRPVAIMAYHMAQQELGFQAIRAMTLVMMLLGAVGAAGGQRFDIGPWKVHGNFEKPDRIEIKDPPYDFTLKDSKFFPINSGSPAVVAKVMQNPEKYGVKEVPEILILHMTNPVRAYGSAPDIREAYKKFKFVVAIDPWLSATADLFADVVLPAATLEKYEGPYSASDQYVDAVALRVPVMPPLFEGRGEIEIYLDLCEKLGVLYGKGGYLDQLNDALKLKDPYKLPLDRKPTVREIFDRWARSEGIPEGVAYFEKHGIRPKGVVKPSQLYGYAMDPPFGGVRHRFYGESLLRYRNTMRAKGADEIYWRDYTSFPTWRKPTMENSPPDYDLYLVSYKLIEHKQSRSAQLPLLSELARQAWLEINPATARAKGIRDGDEVWVEFHNALTGETRRVKAVARYREGIRPDTVGMPHHFGSAARHPWTDRNGPSPSELYFTGEGYVANTADQSFHVKVRVYRA